One window of Acidobacteriaceae bacterium genomic DNA carries:
- the eno gene encoding phosphopyruvate hydratase: protein MTEIASIHAREILDSRGNPTVEADVVLEDGTRGRAAVPSGASTGEHEAVELRDGDKTHYLGKGVMLAVENVESVIAPELAGMDATNQRLIDATMISLDGTENKSKLGANAILAVSMACARAAADSLGVPLYRYLGGVNACVLPTPMMNILNGGAHADNNVDFQEFMVMPVGAETFSDALRWGAEIFHTLKGVLKKKGYNTAVGDEGGFAPSLKSNVEAIEVILEAIELAGYKAGDQIAIALDPASSEFYDKAAGRYVFKKSDKSEKTSDQMADYWINWVRQYPIVSIEDGLAEDDWQGWKYMTEKVGRKIQLVGDDLFVTNVKRLQRGIDEQVGNSILVKVNQIGSISETLDAIELARRNGYTAVISHRSGETEDTFIADLAVATNAGQIKTGSASRTDRIAKYNQLLRIEEELGQTAEFLGRQSLNGGE from the coding sequence ATGACTGAGATTGCATCGATTCATGCGCGCGAGATTCTGGACAGCCGTGGAAACCCGACTGTGGAAGCAGATGTGGTGCTGGAGGATGGAACGCGCGGACGTGCGGCGGTTCCCAGCGGCGCTTCGACCGGCGAGCATGAGGCGGTGGAGCTGCGTGACGGCGACAAGACGCACTATCTCGGCAAAGGCGTGATGCTTGCGGTCGAGAACGTGGAGAGCGTGATCGCGCCAGAACTCGCCGGCATGGACGCGACGAACCAGCGCCTGATCGACGCAACGATGATTTCTCTCGACGGCACGGAGAATAAGAGCAAGCTGGGCGCGAATGCGATTCTTGCGGTTTCGATGGCGTGCGCGCGCGCCGCTGCGGACTCGCTGGGCGTGCCACTGTATCGCTACCTCGGCGGTGTGAACGCGTGCGTGCTGCCTACGCCGATGATGAACATCCTCAACGGCGGAGCCCACGCCGACAACAACGTGGACTTCCAGGAGTTCATGGTGATGCCGGTAGGCGCGGAAACCTTCAGCGACGCGCTGCGCTGGGGCGCAGAAATCTTTCACACGCTGAAGGGCGTGCTGAAGAAGAAGGGTTACAACACCGCGGTCGGCGACGAGGGCGGATTTGCGCCGAGCCTGAAGTCGAATGTTGAGGCTATCGAGGTGATCCTGGAGGCGATTGAGCTCGCGGGCTACAAGGCGGGTGATCAGATTGCGATTGCGCTCGATCCGGCGTCGAGCGAGTTCTACGACAAGGCCGCTGGACGTTACGTTTTCAAAAAGTCAGACAAGAGCGAAAAGACCTCCGACCAGATGGCGGACTACTGGATTAACTGGGTGCGGCAGTATCCGATCGTTTCTATTGAAGATGGACTCGCAGAGGACGACTGGCAGGGCTGGAAGTACATGACGGAGAAGGTCGGGCGCAAGATTCAGCTTGTGGGCGATGACCTCTTTGTGACGAACGTGAAGCGGTTGCAGCGTGGCATCGATGAGCAGGTCGGCAACTCGATTCTGGTGAAGGTGAACCAGATTGGCAGCATCTCGGAGACGCTGGATGCGATTGAACTGGCGCGTCGGAACGGCTACACGGCCGTGATCTCGCACCGCTCCGGCGAGACCGAGGACACGTTCATCGCGGACCTCGCGGTTGCGACCAATGCGGGACAGATCAAGACCGGCTCGGCCTCGCGCACGGACCGTATCGCAAAGTACAACCAGCTTCTGCGCATCGAGGAAGAGCTCGGGCAGACGGCAGAGTTTCTGGGACGGCAGAGCCTGAACGGCGGAGAGTAA
- the gpmI gene encoding 2,3-bisphosphoglycerate-independent phosphoglycerate mutase, with the protein MARRNGPVVLTILDGWGYRAETKGNAIALARKPNYDKLLREYPNTLIHASNHWVGLPDGQMGNSEVGHLNLGAGRIVRMDITRIDAAIASGEFFEDPTLLKAMQAGARAGHALHLIGLVSDGGVHSHQRHLHALIKMAAQQKLERVYVHAFMDGRDTLPTSGAGYLGELQQVFAEYGVGKIASVSGRYYAMDRDLRWERELKAFRAIVTGTPEGGTSADPIARVHESYNNGITDEFIEPFVCVDAKGEPIAKISDGDAVICFNYRADRVRQITRVLARRSGLAADRGLSLPKAAELDETIPVESTPRDLTYICMTQYDSKFALPVVIPPESMENLLAHVMAKFELRNLRVAETEKYAHVTYFFNGGIEKPFPGEDRELVPSKKVATYDLAPEMSAEGIGDIVERAVKDTAFDIVIVNFANADMVGHSGKIEPTVKAVEAVDAQLGRIYNAVRGAGANWIITADHGNAEMLIDPVTGGPHTAHTTNPVPFILVTDQGKNVGVREGGSLRDISPTVLGLVGLELPKEMTGGDLRVL; encoded by the coding sequence ATGGCAAGGCGTAATGGACCGGTGGTCCTGACCATTCTTGACGGCTGGGGCTACCGGGCAGAAACGAAGGGCAACGCGATCGCGCTGGCTCGAAAGCCGAACTATGACAAGCTCTTGCGCGAGTATCCGAATACGCTGATCCATGCGAGCAATCACTGGGTCGGGCTGCCGGATGGGCAGATGGGCAACTCTGAGGTGGGGCATCTGAACCTCGGCGCGGGCCGTATCGTGCGCATGGATATCACGCGCATTGATGCGGCGATTGCCAGCGGCGAGTTCTTTGAAGATCCGACACTGCTGAAGGCCATGCAGGCGGGAGCGCGCGCAGGACATGCGCTGCACCTGATTGGATTGGTGAGCGATGGTGGCGTGCATTCGCACCAGCGGCATCTGCATGCCTTGATCAAGATGGCCGCGCAGCAGAAGCTGGAGCGTGTGTATGTGCACGCGTTTATGGATGGGCGCGATACGCTGCCGACGAGCGGCGCTGGATATCTCGGGGAGCTGCAGCAGGTCTTCGCGGAGTACGGTGTTGGCAAAATTGCGAGCGTCAGCGGACGCTATTACGCGATGGACCGCGACCTGCGCTGGGAGCGCGAACTGAAGGCGTTTCGCGCGATAGTGACGGGCACGCCCGAGGGTGGAACATCCGCGGATCCGATTGCGCGCGTGCATGAGAGCTACAACAATGGAATTACCGACGAGTTCATTGAGCCGTTCGTGTGTGTGGACGCGAAGGGCGAGCCGATTGCGAAAATCAGCGACGGGGATGCAGTGATCTGCTTCAACTACCGGGCGGACCGCGTGCGGCAGATTACGCGCGTGCTGGCGCGCCGCTCGGGGCTGGCCGCGGATCGCGGACTGTCGCTGCCGAAGGCCGCAGAGCTGGATGAGACGATTCCTGTCGAGAGCACGCCGCGCGATCTGACGTACATCTGCATGACCCAGTACGATTCCAAGTTCGCGCTGCCAGTGGTGATTCCGCCGGAAAGCATGGAGAATCTGCTGGCGCACGTGATGGCGAAGTTCGAGCTTCGCAACCTACGCGTGGCGGAGACGGAAAAATATGCGCATGTGACGTACTTCTTCAACGGTGGCATCGAGAAGCCCTTTCCCGGTGAGGACCGTGAGCTGGTGCCGTCGAAGAAGGTAGCGACGTATGACCTTGCGCCGGAGATGTCGGCCGAGGGTATCGGCGACATCGTCGAGCGGGCAGTGAAGGACACGGCGTTTGATATCGTGATCGTCAATTTTGCGAACGCGGACATGGTCGGGCACTCGGGCAAGATTGAGCCGACGGTGAAGGCCGTGGAGGCTGTCGATGCGCAACTCGGCCGGATCTATAACGCAGTGCGCGGAGCTGGTGCGAACTGGATCATCACGGCGGACCACGGGAATGCAGAGATGCTGATCGACCCTGTGACCGGCGGCCCGCATACGGCGCATACGACGAACCCGGTGCCGTTCATCCTGGTGACGGACCAGGGGAAGAATGTTGGTGTGCGGGAGGGTGGATCGCTGCGGGATATCTCACCGACGGTGTTGGGTTTGGTCGGGCTGGAGTTGCCGAAGGAGATGACAGGCGGCGATTTGCGGGTGTTGTGA
- a CDS encoding energy transducer TonB: MATAPKLDPFAESTVDRFAPHVHDLQEFFGARGVSFGSARDLSSFVARLESDTSFRDEMASMVRAVIYRERDGLSRPELIELLAMAATGTKADHLALPELGEAVRKLMTFVESVFRTRWNPGATVSGPAPRLVRREAEEAALEQEVAPQPTPAVHPMTDLFYRAQVVANGGVAGTVAEERKIESVPESEPQAMKSPAPAELPNDEQWHIPLEDFAGPEPERGSRAWLWIAGICALLLAFSAGLFVHQRMMMVPLRDSSQPYEAAPAEAPAAVPVAPVHHAGGTAVDDDWRARATKVRRAPAYVAAEPPIEADLEPRFMSPATIGASPALMESRLVYAPPAGYPALAKMTHVQGKVMVQAVVGKNGQVLRAEAISGHRLLRGAAVREVFGRRYRPYILDDRPRDVATIVTVDFRLK; encoded by the coding sequence ATGGCCACGGCTCCGAAACTCGACCCTTTCGCGGAATCGACTGTCGACAGGTTTGCTCCGCATGTTCATGATTTACAGGAGTTCTTCGGCGCGCGCGGGGTGAGTTTTGGCTCGGCTCGGGACCTGAGCTCGTTTGTCGCTCGGCTGGAATCGGACACGAGCTTCCGCGACGAGATGGCGTCGATGGTGCGGGCGGTGATCTATCGCGAGCGCGACGGGCTGTCGCGACCGGAGTTGATCGAACTGCTGGCGATGGCGGCGACCGGCACGAAGGCGGATCATCTGGCGCTGCCTGAGCTTGGCGAGGCGGTGCGCAAGCTGATGACGTTCGTTGAAAGTGTGTTCCGGACGCGGTGGAATCCGGGCGCGACGGTGAGTGGACCGGCGCCGAGGCTCGTTCGTCGAGAAGCGGAGGAGGCTGCGCTGGAGCAGGAGGTTGCGCCCCAGCCGACACCGGCGGTGCACCCGATGACGGATCTGTTTTATCGTGCTCAAGTGGTGGCGAACGGGGGAGTGGCGGGGACCGTGGCCGAGGAGCGAAAGATCGAGAGCGTGCCGGAGAGCGAGCCGCAGGCGATGAAGAGTCCGGCTCCGGCAGAGCTTCCGAATGACGAGCAGTGGCATATTCCGCTGGAGGACTTTGCGGGGCCGGAGCCCGAGCGGGGGTCCAGGGCGTGGCTGTGGATTGCGGGAATCTGCGCTCTGCTGCTGGCGTTCAGCGCGGGGCTTTTTGTGCACCAGCGGATGATGATGGTACCGCTGCGCGATTCGAGCCAGCCGTATGAAGCGGCGCCTGCGGAGGCACCGGCGGCGGTGCCGGTGGCACCCGTGCACCATGCCGGGGGAACGGCGGTGGATGACGATTGGCGGGCGCGGGCGACGAAGGTGAGGCGGGCACCGGCGTATGTTGCGGCCGAGCCGCCGATTGAGGCGGACCTGGAGCCGCGGTTCATGTCTCCGGCCACCATTGGGGCGTCGCCGGCGCTGATGGAGAGCCGTCTGGTGTATGCGCCGCCGGCGGGGTATCCGGCGCTGGCAAAGATGACCCATGTGCAGGGCAAGGTGATGGTGCAGGCAGTGGTGGGGAAGAACGGGCAGGTGCTCCGGGCGGAGGCCATCAGCGGGCATCGACTGCTGCGCGGGGCGGCGGTGCGTGAGGTGTTCGGGCGGAGGTATCGGCCGTACATTCTGGACGACCGGCCGCGCGACGTCGCCACAATTGTGACGGTGGATTTCAGGTTGAAGTAG
- a CDS encoding ABC transporter permease: MNANTNTVSDSRFESQAIADSPTRPTRPFFWSIRRELWENRSIYIAPLAAAGLAILGTLFGSFHGTGNLLSPDAMQQQNIIATQCGFTALLIMGVTFVVAIFYCLDAIYGERRDRSIFFWKSLPVSDTVTVLSKATIPLLIIPLVTFAITVVTQCVILGVDAATLAAHGRSLSVIRQLPLLQMQAGLLYHLIAVHSLWYAPIFAWLLLVSAWAPRVPLLWAFLPPLAIAIIEKIAFNTAHFINFLKSRIGGQPSGMSFGTEMGHHAASLNPGHFLASPGLWGGLIVAALFLAAAIQLRRYRAPN; this comes from the coding sequence ATGAACGCCAACACAAACACAGTCTCCGATTCCCGCTTCGAATCTCAAGCCATCGCCGACTCACCCACCCGCCCCACGCGCCCATTCTTCTGGTCCATCCGCCGCGAGCTCTGGGAGAACCGCTCCATCTACATCGCCCCGCTCGCCGCCGCTGGTCTGGCCATCCTCGGCACATTGTTCGGCTCGTTTCACGGCACAGGCAACCTGCTCTCCCCGGACGCCATGCAGCAGCAAAACATCATCGCTACGCAGTGCGGCTTCACAGCACTGCTCATCATGGGCGTCACCTTCGTCGTCGCCATCTTCTATTGCCTCGACGCCATCTACGGAGAGCGCCGCGACCGCAGCATCTTCTTCTGGAAATCTCTCCCGGTCTCCGACACGGTAACCGTGCTGTCCAAGGCGACTATCCCGCTGCTCATCATTCCCCTCGTGACTTTCGCCATCACAGTCGTAACGCAGTGCGTCATTCTCGGCGTTGACGCCGCGACGCTCGCAGCCCACGGACGAAGCCTCAGTGTGATCCGCCAGCTCCCGCTCCTTCAAATGCAGGCCGGCCTGCTCTACCACCTCATCGCCGTGCACTCGCTCTGGTACGCTCCCATCTTCGCCTGGCTTCTCCTTGTCTCCGCCTGGGCGCCGCGCGTGCCGTTGCTGTGGGCGTTCCTGCCGCCACTGGCAATCGCAATCATCGAAAAGATCGCCTTCAACACAGCGCACTTCATTAACTTCCTCAAATCCCGCATAGGCGGACAACCCTCGGGAATGTCTTTTGGCACAGAGATGGGACATCACGCGGCATCTCTGAACCCCGGCCACTTCCTCGCCAGCCCCGGCCTCTGGGGCGGCCTCATCGTCGCCGCCCTCTTCCTTGCCGCAGCCATCCAACTTCGCCGGTACCGCGCACCGAACTAA
- a CDS encoding ABC transporter ATP-binding protein produces MTSIEAHNLRKHYGATTALDGIDLRVEEGRILGLIGPNGAGKTTALNAILGLTSYDGSLRVLGRDPWTQRDILMRDVCFIADVAVLPRWMRVSQALDFVAGVHPRFDRAKAEAFLARTSIQPHSKVKQLSKGMVTQLHLALIMAIDAKLLVLDEPTLGLDILYRKQFYDSLLNDYFDHTRTILITTHQVDEIQNILTDVMFIDRGRIVFNSSIDNFESRYAEVSVNPDKLPEARALKPLNERPGFGRSILLFEGIDRDRLTTLGEVRTPSIADLFVAILGNRSTTREEVAA; encoded by the coding sequence ATGACATCCATTGAAGCGCACAATCTGCGCAAACACTACGGTGCAACAACCGCGCTCGACGGCATCGACCTCCGCGTCGAAGAAGGCCGCATCCTCGGCCTCATCGGCCCCAACGGCGCCGGCAAAACCACCGCACTCAACGCCATCCTCGGCCTCACCTCCTACGATGGCTCCCTGCGCGTCCTCGGCCGCGACCCCTGGACCCAGCGCGACATCCTCATGCGCGATGTCTGCTTCATCGCCGACGTCGCCGTCCTCCCCCGCTGGATGCGCGTCTCGCAGGCTCTGGACTTCGTCGCAGGCGTCCACCCCCGCTTCGACCGCGCCAAGGCCGAAGCCTTCCTCGCCAGGACCTCCATCCAGCCGCACAGCAAGGTCAAACAGCTCTCCAAGGGCATGGTCACCCAGCTTCACCTCGCCCTCATCATGGCCATCGACGCGAAACTTCTCGTCCTCGACGAACCCACCCTCGGCCTCGACATCCTCTACCGCAAGCAGTTCTACGACTCCCTCCTCAACGACTACTTCGACCACACCCGCACCATTCTCATCACCACCCACCAGGTCGACGAGATCCAGAACATCCTCACCGACGTCATGTTCATCGACCGCGGCCGCATCGTCTTCAACTCCTCCATAGACAACTTCGAATCCCGCTACGCCGAGGTCAGCGTCAACCCCGACAAACTGCCCGAAGCCCGCGCCCTCAAGCCACTAAACGAACGCCCCGGCTTCGGCCGCAGCATCCTGCTCTTCGAAGGCATCGACCGCGACCGTCTCACCACCCTCGGCGAAGTCCGCACGCCCAGCATCGCCGACCTCTTCGTCGCAATCCTCGGCAACCGATCCACCACTCGCGAGGAGGTGGCAGCATGA
- a CDS encoding GntR family transcriptional regulator, translating into MDLEFNDTQPIYRQLRDRVVAMILDGVLKEGDPLPSVRNVAAEYRVNPLTVLKGYQQLTDEQLVEKRRGLGMFIRDGARAALLADERQRFLDDEWPRVKATIDRLGLNTQDLLNGKKGRR; encoded by the coding sequence ATGGACCTCGAGTTCAATGACACCCAGCCCATCTACCGCCAGCTTCGCGACCGCGTGGTCGCGATGATCCTCGATGGCGTGCTCAAAGAGGGCGACCCACTACCGTCGGTGCGCAATGTCGCCGCCGAATACCGAGTGAATCCACTCACCGTCCTCAAGGGTTACCAGCAACTCACCGACGAGCAGCTCGTCGAAAAGCGCCGCGGACTCGGCATGTTCATCAGGGACGGCGCCCGTGCCGCGCTCCTCGCAGACGAGCGCCAGCGCTTCCTCGACGACGAATGGCCCCGCGTGAAAGCAACAATCGACCGCCTCGGGCTCAACACACAAGATCTGCTGAACGGAAAAAAGGGGAGGCGCTGA
- a CDS encoding TIGR03118 family protein, translating to MLRHASNHALVTVVCSVVFLCAPARLPASAFTQTNLVSNVPGLAEHTDPNLVNPWGVSSSATSPFWVSDQGTGVATLYDGAGNITPLVVSIPGSSTPPSGPTGQVFNSTTGFVVGNSPAHFIFDTLNGTIAGWNSGTSAVTMASTPEAVYTGLAIDSTATATYLYAADSAGGAIHVFNSSWTDVTGSVFAGKFVDPNPVAGYVPFNVQTIGSNIYVTYAQLTSQGTGLPGGYVDEFDANGNFITRIATNGPLYAPWGITLAPSEFGPYSNDLLIGNFGNGEILAYNPTTDMFLGALDGPDGSPIVDPFLWALIVRTGGTNVNTDALYLTAGIDNQQDGLFAEIAYTPEPSTLFETGSAFIGLLLLRFRRK from the coding sequence ATGCTAAGACACGCTTCCAATCACGCACTCGTGACCGTGGTGTGCAGTGTTGTGTTCCTTTGCGCCCCTGCACGATTGCCTGCCAGTGCCTTCACGCAAACCAACCTCGTCTCCAACGTTCCCGGTCTCGCAGAACATACCGATCCAAACCTCGTCAATCCTTGGGGTGTCTCCTCCTCCGCAACATCGCCCTTCTGGGTATCCGACCAAGGCACAGGTGTGGCCACACTCTACGATGGCGCGGGCAATATCACTCCGCTGGTCGTCTCCATCCCCGGCAGCTCCACTCCACCCAGCGGTCCAACCGGCCAGGTCTTCAACAGCACCACCGGATTCGTCGTCGGCAATAGCCCCGCGCACTTCATCTTCGACACCCTGAACGGAACCATCGCCGGTTGGAACAGCGGTACTTCCGCTGTCACCATGGCGTCCACTCCCGAAGCCGTCTACACGGGCCTCGCTATCGACAGCACCGCAACCGCGACCTATCTCTACGCTGCAGATTCCGCCGGCGGAGCCATTCACGTCTTCAACTCCAGCTGGACGGATGTCACCGGTTCAGTCTTCGCAGGCAAATTCGTCGATCCGAATCCAGTAGCCGGCTATGTGCCCTTCAACGTCCAGACCATTGGCTCGAACATCTATGTGACCTACGCGCAGCTCACCTCGCAGGGAACCGGCCTGCCTGGCGGTTACGTGGACGAGTTTGACGCCAACGGAAACTTCATCACGCGCATCGCCACGAACGGGCCTCTCTATGCCCCGTGGGGCATCACCCTCGCTCCCTCGGAATTCGGTCCCTACAGTAACGATCTGCTCATCGGGAACTTCGGCAACGGAGAGATCCTCGCCTACAATCCCACCACAGATATGTTCCTTGGCGCATTGGATGGACCGGACGGATCCCCAATCGTCGATCCCTTCCTCTGGGCACTCATCGTGCGCACCGGCGGGACCAACGTGAACACTGATGCGCTCTATCTCACCGCGGGTATCGACAATCAGCAGGACGGCCTCTTCGCAGAGATCGCCTACACACCCGAACCCTCCACGCTCTTCGAGACCGGCTCCGCCTTCATTGGTCTCCTTCTGCTCCGCTTCAGACGTAAGTAG
- a CDS encoding recombination mediator RecR — translation MNRYAAPMTRLIDELRKLPGVGTRTAQRFAFHILRSSDSDAAALADSIRALKAALRLCSICNNITDVDPCLYCASPTRNQHLICVIEEPTNIAAIEKTRSYNGVYHVLHGTLSPVNGIGPDQLRLTNLWPRLAALAEESTGSPDRTTTEPGAPFVPTQTGRVGSNDSELILATSPTVEGEATARYLADESHHRFPTLRITRIATGVPAGSDIEYADEITMTRALENRRAL, via the coding sequence ATGAACCGCTACGCCGCGCCCATGACCCGCCTCATCGACGAGCTCCGCAAGCTCCCCGGCGTCGGCACGCGCACCGCGCAGCGCTTCGCCTTCCACATCCTTCGCTCCTCAGACTCCGACGCCGCCGCTCTCGCCGACTCCATCCGCGCCCTCAAAGCTGCGCTCCGTCTCTGCTCCATCTGCAACAACATCACCGACGTCGACCCCTGCCTCTACTGCGCCTCGCCCACGCGGAATCAACACCTCATCTGCGTCATCGAAGAGCCCACCAACATCGCCGCCATCGAAAAGACCCGCAGTTACAACGGCGTCTACCATGTCCTCCACGGCACACTCTCACCTGTCAACGGCATCGGCCCCGACCAGCTCCGCCTCACCAACCTCTGGCCCCGCCTCGCCGCCCTTGCCGAAGAATCAACTGGAAGCCCTGATCGGACCACCACAGAACCGGGTGCCCCATTCGTACCGACGCAGACGGGACGAGTGGGCTCGAACGACAGCGAGCTCATCCTCGCCACCTCTCCCACCGTCGAAGGCGAAGCCACCGCCCGCTATCTCGCCGACGAGTCCCACCACCGCTTCCCCACGCTGCGGATCACCCGCATCGCCACCGGCGTCCCCGCCGGCTCCGACATCGAGTACGCCGACGAAATCACCATGACCCGCGCCCTCGAAAACCGTCGAGCCCTCTAG
- a CDS encoding YbaB/EbfC family nucleoid-associated protein produces the protein MDLSKMQDMLSQATAMREQMDQRLAATIVEADSGGGAVTARMNGKKELLKLTIAPSAASAAAGDITMLEDLIVAAVNAAARKADDAMQSSAASMLGGLGLPGL, from the coding sequence ATGGACCTCTCCAAAATGCAGGACATGCTCTCTCAGGCCACCGCCATGCGCGAGCAGATGGACCAACGCCTCGCCGCCACCATCGTCGAAGCCGACTCCGGCGGCGGCGCTGTCACCGCCCGTATGAACGGCAAAAAAGAGTTGCTGAAACTCACCATCGCCCCCTCCGCCGCATCAGCCGCCGCCGGTGACATCACCATGCTCGAGGACCTCATCGTCGCCGCCGTCAACGCCGCCGCCCGCAAGGCCGACGACGCCATGCAATCCTCCGCCGCCAGCATGCTCGGCGGCCTCGGCCTCCCCGGCCTCTAA
- the dnaX gene encoding DNA polymerase III subunit gamma/tau, whose product MPYQVLARKYRPTRFSDVVGQDHVTRTLLNALSQNRIAHGYIFSGHRGIGKTTIARILASALNCRTPIGDPARPTPEPCNICDSCTEIRSGNSVDVIEIDAATNRGIDEIRDLRDAARYRPARDKYKIIILDEAHQITDAAFNALLKTLEEPPEHIVFMMATTQPEDIPQTIRSRCQHFSFHAVKLDDIVGQLRSIATAENISADDATLALLAEAGDGSMRDALSIMDQAIASAPTENGIPSLSADEVRSLMGTVSNVVFEQILAAVHANNSADVLAILGRLLDAGNGPQPLARQFVRYLRNCTIAKITHLAPDQPAHGLAADLLQISPEERSRAARTAALFTEEELSRFLSILLRTFDDLGFRQEPRFHLELGVLKLVHLQRLLPVEDLLTQLGATNSPPTPSTTPTNRLSSGATTPDAPFVSTAGVPGELARGGGASSSGRVGSTDLSTTKNPVILSEAASAAQPKDPEGPGPAPAARPFSTTNTTDGSLALAPEPAQPDRPQLVPQQTGDLDTLQSTLVSALAAAKGQQSASDAIHDATLTIAGDTLNIQTTLSKPMLPAVFNADATRILTAALRQSHPTLKLALLPGTPAAAAPKKKRAAAAGSATELAENHPMVKEAKRLFSAEISNVIDLRDKD is encoded by the coding sequence ATGCCCTATCAGGTTCTCGCCCGCAAGTACCGTCCCACGCGCTTCTCCGACGTCGTCGGCCAGGACCACGTCACCCGCACGCTTCTCAACGCGCTTTCCCAAAACCGCATCGCCCACGGCTACATCTTCTCGGGCCACCGCGGCATCGGCAAAACCACCATCGCGCGCATCCTCGCGAGCGCCCTCAATTGCCGAACGCCCATTGGTGATCCAGCCCGCCCCACCCCCGAGCCCTGCAACATCTGCGACTCCTGCACCGAGATCCGCTCCGGAAACTCCGTCGACGTCATCGAAATCGATGCCGCCACGAATCGCGGCATCGACGAAATCCGCGATCTCCGCGACGCCGCCCGCTACCGCCCCGCGCGCGACAAGTACAAGATCATCATCCTCGACGAGGCGCACCAGATCACCGACGCCGCCTTCAACGCCCTCCTGAAGACCCTCGAAGAACCACCCGAGCACATCGTCTTCATGATGGCCACCACGCAGCCCGAAGACATCCCGCAAACCATCCGTTCGCGCTGCCAGCACTTCAGCTTTCACGCCGTCAAGCTCGACGACATCGTCGGCCAGCTTCGCTCCATCGCCACCGCCGAAAACATCTCCGCCGACGACGCGACTCTCGCTCTCCTCGCCGAAGCCGGCGACGGCTCCATGCGCGATGCCCTCTCCATCATGGATCAGGCCATCGCCTCGGCACCCACTGAAAACGGCATCCCCTCGCTCTCCGCCGACGAAGTCCGGTCCCTCATGGGCACCGTCTCGAACGTCGTCTTCGAGCAGATCCTCGCCGCGGTCCACGCCAACAACTCGGCTGACGTCCTCGCCATCCTCGGCCGCCTCCTCGACGCAGGCAACGGCCCCCAGCCGCTCGCCCGCCAGTTCGTTCGCTATCTTCGCAACTGCACCATCGCCAAGATCACCCACCTCGCACCCGACCAACCCGCGCACGGCCTAGCCGCCGACCTCCTCCAGATATCCCCCGAGGAACGCTCCCGCGCCGCACGCACCGCCGCACTCTTCACCGAAGAAGAGCTCTCACGCTTCCTCTCCATCCTCCTCCGCACCTTCGACGACCTCGGCTTCCGCCAGGAACCCCGCTTCCACCTCGAGCTCGGCGTCCTCAAGCTCGTCCACCTCCAGCGCCTCCTTCCCGTCGAAGACCTCCTCACCCAACTCGGCGCCACCAACTCCCCACCCACTCCCTCAACGACACCCACCAATCGGTTGTCGTCGGGGGCGACCACGCCGGATGCCCCATTCGTATCGACGGCCGGGGTCCCCGGCGAACTTGCTCGCGGGGGCGGAGCTTCATCGTCGGGACGAGTGGGATCCACAGATCTCTCCACCACCAAAAACCCCGTCATCCTGAGCGAAGCCGCTTCAGCGGCGCAGCCGAAGGACCCCGAGGGTCCCGGCCCTGCCCCCGCCGCTCGACCCTTTTCAACCACCAACACCACCGACGGCTCCCTCGCCCTCGCCCCCGAGCCCGCACAGCCCGACCGCCCGCAACTCGTCCCTCAACAAACTGGCGACCTCGACACTCTCCAATCCACCCTCGTCTCCGCCCTCGCCGCCGCCAAAGGCCAGCAGTCCGCCTCCGACGCCATCCACGACGCGACCCTCACAATCGCCGGCGACACACTCAACATCCAGACCACGCTCTCCAAACCCATGCTCCCGGCCGTCTTCAACGCCGACGCCACGCGCATCCTCACCGCCGCGCTTCGCCAGTCGCATCCGACCCTCAAGCTCGCGCTGCTCCCCGGCACACCCGCCGCCGCGGCCCCCAAAAAGAAACGCGCCGCCGCCGCCGGCTCTGCCACCGAGCTCGCCGAAAACCACCCCATGGTCAAAGAAGCCAAACGTCTCTTCTCCGCCGAGATCTCCAACGTCATCGACCTCCGCGACAAAGACTAA